Within Leptospira noumeaensis, the genomic segment TTTCTTCTGTTCATCGGTAAGTTTAGGATTTCTTAAATAGTCTTCAAGTTTTGTAAACTCTTCCGCCAAACCGGAGTTTTGTTGCGAATATACAAAAGTCACCGGAAATAATACAACCATACAAAAAATCCAAACTCGTTTCATTGCCAATCCTCTTCTAGATTATGAAATTATCTCTAATGGTGTGTATGCCAATAAGAATTTTTTATCCAAATGGGAACCAAATCTGACCTCTACCTTACGGTTATCTCCTGATCCCGAAACAGATAAAATCCGACCCTCACCGTAAACTTTATGACGAACTTTCGTTCCCACTTGGTAGTCTCCACTACCGGTTTTTGCAAGCACCGTTTCAAACTTTTCTTCTGATTTTTGGAATCTTTCGGCTCTTGGAGTAAACTCAGGCCTTCTCACCCCGTAACGGCTTTCAGTGAATTCCCCATCCACAAATTCTTTGGGAAGTTCTTCCAAAAATTGGGAAGGGAGCCTTGCATCCACGTCTCCAAATTTACGGGTGAATCTTGAAAAACTTATCTCTAGATTTTTTCTAGCCCTAGTGATCGCAACATAGGCAAGCCTTCTTTCTTCTTCCAACCCGTCGGCAGAATCAATCGATAAAAAATGAGGGAACGTTCCTTCCTCCATTCCTGCCATAAACACATGTTGGAATTCTAATCCTTTCGCGTTATGTACGGTCATTAGGATCACATAATCAGGTAAATCCTTGGTATTGTCTTCACTTGTGATGAGCGAAATATTTCCCAAATATTCTTCGAGTGTAGCCTCGGGGTTGTTTTCCTCAAACTCTTTGAGGGCGTTGACAAACTCGTTTAAGTTAGACAATCTCGAAAATGAATCCTCTGTTCCTTCATTTTCCAAAAATTCACGGTAACCAGAATGTTCCAATACTTCATAGGCAATTTCAGATGGAGTTTTTTTTCCCAGATCTTCCATTGCAGAATCAAACATTCGATGCAAAGAAGCTAACTTTTGCGCCGTGCCCTTTTTGATATCGGGAACAGTTTTTCCCAAACATTCAAATAAAGAAAGACCCTCACTTACAGAATACTTTAACAAACGATTTACAGTCGTATCTCCAATTCCTCTTGGTGGAGAATTGATGATCCGAAGGAGCGATGTAGAATCCACTGGGTTCACAACAACAGAAAGGTAAGCAATGAGATCTTTTACTTCTTTTCTGTCAAAAAAACGAAAACCCCCAAAAATTTTATAGGGAATGGCTTTTTTTCTTAAGGCTTCTTCAAAATACCGGGATTGGGAATTCGTTCTATAAAATACTGCAAAATTTGAATACTTCTGCCCTCTTCTTGCAGCCATTTGGATTTTTTGGACAATCCCCTCTGCTTCTTCCATTTCATTCTGATAAGAAGTGAGTTTGATTTTATCCCCAATGGAATTTTCTGTTCGGAGAGTTTTATTAGTTCTTTGTTTATTATTAGAAATTAAGGCAGCGGCTGTTTCGATAATCGTTTTGGTAGAACGATAATTTTCTTCTAACTTAACTACGACAGCATCCGGATAATCTTTTTTGAAATTTAGAATATTCGAAATATCAGCACCACGCCAGGAATAAATGGACTGGTCGTCATCACCCACCACACATAAATTTTTATGAAATGATGAGAGAGACTGAACTAAGTGGTATTGGATTTTATTTGTATCTTGGTATTCGTCTACCATGATGTATTTCCAAAGCCTTTGGTATTTCTCCAAAATCACAGGAAAATCTCGAAACAAAATAACCGTTTTTAAAATCAAATCACCGAAATCCAAAGCATTCCTGAGATCTTTTCGTTTTTCATATTCGATAAATACGGAAGCAATGGTTTTTGTATAAGAATCATCTGCTTTTTTTCTAGCATATTCTTCAGCTGTCATAAACGAATCTTTTGCAGCAGAGAATGTATTGGCAAGACTGGAAGGTCTAAATTCCTTCGTATCCATATCTTTGGATTTTAAAATTTCTTTGATGAGTGACTCTTGCATATCACTGTCATAAACAGTAAAATTATTTCCGAGCCCCAAAACCTTTCCTTCCCTACGAAGTAAATACAAACAAAGAGAGTGAAAGGTTCGCACCAAAGGTTCCCCAGCCCCTTCGGGGATCAAACTCCTGCAACGAGTCCGCATTTCTTCTGCGGCTTTGTTGGTAAAAGTAACCGCTAGGATTTGATTGGGATAAACTTTATGATTTAAGATAAGGTTCGCGATTCGATAAGTAATGACACGAGTTTTCCCAGAACCCGCTCCAGCCAAAATCAGTAATGGGCCATCAACCGATTCAACTGCTTTTTTTTGTTCGGAATTGAGTCCAACTAACTCCACTTAGAACCGCATATCTCCAATACCAAAAACAAACTGAAAACTGTTATTGTCTGGATAAAGTCCAAAAGGCCTGTCTTCCACACCCGTATAACGGATACGCTGCGCAAAATACAAACGAAGAGGTAATACGGGAATTTGAATCCTCAAACCAAAACCCCAAGAAAATCTAAAATTTGACATAGAGAGGTTTTTACTAGATAAAACCAAATTTCCAGGGTCATTCACAACCAGTGGAGACTCAGGCAATTTTTGACCATAGGAATTATAATTTTCATAAAGATATGTTTCCACTGGTTCTGAAGTACGTTGTGCCTGGACTAACGAATCATAATTTTTAAAGAACTCTTTTCTTTCACCCACAGCACGATTGATTTGTTCATACATGGATCCCGCATCAAAGAAAATAACAAACCATAATAATGATGGTTCGATAGGAAACCTTAACTCCGAAGTAAATAAAACCCTGCTGGAAGCTCCATCTTTCCATTCATCTGGATAGTATTTATCATCAAAAAACCATCCACGAAGGGATTCATATCCCCCAAGAAAAAGACGGTCTTGGACTTGGATGTAAGGAATTCTTTCTTTGTCCTGATTTTTATACTTTGGTGTCCTTTCAAAGGTAAAAACTGATGAAGTTCGGAACTGTTGCACCACGCGCCATCGCCTAAGTGCATTTTTGCGAATGAGTCCAAAAAATGTATAATCGAACCAAGTATGGTAGTATTCCAAAATAGGGCTGAACTGGTCGAAATGACTTTCTCCACCAAGGAACTGACCCACGTTATCCACTGAAAAAATTAAATTAAAACCTTGTGTGGAGTTAAACACATTATCACGGCTATCATAAGCAATACCATTCGTTAGTTGTGAACGGAATTGCCAGCCGCGATCCACTTCCGCAAGTACTTGATCAGAAACAAGAGAGGTTGGTCTCGTAGACGCAAAAAAGGAAGGAGAATAACGATGGAAGTGGGTCCAGTTGATGAGGAACCTATGACCAAGTCCCGCACTCACACCAACACCCGAACGTTCGTAAGACGCAACTTCCTTAATCCCTTGGTTGTTGTTTTCAGTGATGGAAGTGGCTCCCACATACAAAGTTCTAGAGGAATAAAAGGCAGAAAGTGTCAGTGACCAAGGTTTGTCCATAAACCAAGGTTCGGTCCAAGATATTTGTAAATAACGACGGATTGGTCCAAATTCCACACGACCTGTAATCTGTTGTCCAGATCCGTTCAGGTTATTTTCACCTAACTGAGTAAAGATGGAAAACCCAGTAATGGTTCCATACCCTCCCCCCATCGATACAGTTCCTGTCGGTTGTTCCACAAGTTCAATGATGAGGTTCATTTTGGTTTCATCAGAACCGGGTCTCATATTAAAGTTTACTTCTTTAAAATAACCCAAGTTAAAGATACGTTCCCGAGATCTGTTTACTAGTGTTGAGTTAAAAAGGTCACCAGGTTTAAAGAGAAGTTCTCTTCTGACTACCCGGTCTTGGGTTTTTTTATTACCTTTGATGATGATATTTTCGATAAAAGCTAAGTTATTTTCACGAATGGTAAAATCGACGTGAATGAATTTTTTTCCTCTTAGTTTGGGCTCATCTTCATAAATTTTTCTTAATCGAGCAACATTGAGCCTATTGTATTCTTCATTACAATCAGAGATAGCATCACCACTCCCTCGTTTTTCACAATTTTCATAACGAGACAAGGATCCATCACTGAGCTCTATTACTTTTCTACGAGGAATGACCTGCGCAAACAAATACCCTTTTGCTGAATATGCTTCGTTGATGGAAGCCCTATCTTTTTGGAATTTAGTTTCGTCAAAAACCTCACCCACATCAGCTGGTGCAAATTCATACTGGTCCTCTAAAAATTTGATCGGATAAACCGGAGACCATTCTTCTTTAGGAGTTCCAATTGGGTTATTTTCTTTGTTTAGAAATTGCGGCATCCCGTTTGGGGCAATGGTTAGATCATGACTTGTGGAATAACCGTTGTAAAAATATTGTTCCCCTTCAATGATTTTGAAGTTAACAATCACAACACGTTTGTCTTTTTTTTGTGGATTTTCCCAACGAATTTCCCAGTTGGTACCTTCATTGCTGAGTTCAGCGTCTACATAACCTTTGGATTTTAAGTAACCGACAATTTTCTGTTTATCAGATTCAAACGCAGATTCTTTAAATACACCAGATTCAATGATTCCACTTTCTTTTAAGTCCATGATCCCTTGAAGATCATAAGTGTCCACTTCGCTGTTTCCAAAAATATTGATTTTGCTGACGGGAATTTCTTCCCCCTCATCAATAATAAACTTCACCTTTACCGTGTTTGTTTCCGGATTTACCGGTTCCGTTTCAAAACGAACGTAAGCGAGAAAAAAACCTTCATCTCGGTATTTCTTCAAAATCACTTCTTTCGAAAGAGTCACCTTTTTAGGGGTGATGACTTCATTTTCTTTTAATGGAATTTTATCACGTAAGTCAGATGGGAAAACTTCATCGGCACCGATAAAATCGATGTCTTTCACCCTAGGTCGTTCTTTTACGACAACAAGGATTTTGACTCCATCCCCGTCGGCTTCCCCCTGGATATCAATATGGTAAAAGAATCCCGAAACAAATAGAGCGCGCATATCGGCATTCAAAAGGCCTTGCGACAATTGCATCCCTGGACGCATGTCCATTAATTCCAAAATGTCATCTGAGGCAGTATTAATATTCCCCTTAAATTCAACTTTGGTAATGACTTTATCTATAAATACAGATTTGTTCGACCAAAGGGAAACCCACTCTGCCGAAACTAGTAAAAGGAGAGATAATACAAAAAGACTAAAGAATTTTATTTTTTTTCGAATATTCAAAAAATCACTTAGATGTGCCTTTTACCATTGCTAGGTTAAAGCGACTAACACCCGCAGCATTGACTGCATCGATTACCTTAACCACAACTTGGTAGGACGCACCACCATCTCCACGAATAATGACTTTGTTTTTTTTAGGATCCCTTTCTTTTTCTGGACCGAGAAACCCATTGATTTTTTCGGTGAGACCTTCCAAAGCAACAGGGTCAGGACTTTGGTCCAAATAAATTTTACCTTGTTTGTCTACAGTGATTACAAGTTCATCTTTCTGTTTTTCTTTGGCAACACTCGATGAACGTGGCAACTCAACCTTAAGCGCTGTGTTTTTTTCCAAAGTTGCATTCATCAAAAAATAAATCACTATAAAGGAAATAACATCAATCAGCGGTGCAAGTTCAATGTTATTAAATGATTTTTGCGTTTTGCGAAATTTCATTTAATTCTATCGTTTGTTAAGGTGAGGTAACACCAAATCTGTTACGTTTTCCATTTCCGTAATTCTTTCCTCTTTCATTCGAGAGAAAAGATTATAAAAAATGTAAGCAGGAATCGCAATCGCAAGGCCCATAGCAGTGGTAATCAAAGCTTCTGAAATACCAACTTCCGCACCTTGTGTTCCTGCACCTTCAGCAAAGGAACGAACAATCCCGATAACCGTCCCAAGAACCCCAAGTAATGGACCAATCGTTGCAATGGTTCCAAGACCAGTTAGGTAACGTTCCATCAAGTAAATTTGTCTAAAACCTTCTTGGCGGATGTCCTCTTCCCAGAACTGAACTCCCCGGCGTTTGAGATCAAATGCCATACGAAGTAGAACCGCCGCAGGAGACTGAACTTCTGCAGTGAGTATATCTTTTGCTTCATCCCATTTTTGTTCACGAGCCAACTCTCGAATGCGACGGAAATGATCTTGTGGGATGGCCTTGAGTCGGAAATAATACACAAGTCTTTCCACGATGATGGTAAAACCAACAATCGAAACAAAGATGATTAAAATGGGAATGGTTTGTGGTGGAACCGAGGAAATGATTGAATCTGATTTAGCGAAAGGAAAAGACATGAATGGGACCCCATTGAAGGATTACGAATAGAGTTTTCAGTCTTCCCTTTTTCGCCAAATACTATTTTTAAATGACTAACCTGCTTTTTTCATCAGTAGGTCAGTGGCTGCTTTTAACACCGCGGATGTCACCTGTTTGCCACCGATCATCCTTGCCAGCTCCCGTTTTCGTTCCTCAAAGTCAAGAACCGATGCTTGAGAGACGGTTCTACCACCTTCCTGTCGTTTTTCGATCTTAATTTGGTGGTCTCCTGAGGCCGCAACTTGTTGGGTATGCGTGATGAGGAGAATTTGAGAGTTTCTTGCTAGTTTTTTAAGCTTTGCCGCCATAGCCTCGGCTGCCTCTCCACCTAGTCCCGTATCTACCTCATCCAAAATCAACATTTGAGGGGAAGGAGCCTGTTTTCCCAATACACTTCTAAGTGCAAGCATCACCCGAGACAATTCTCCCCCAGAAGCAACTTTCCGAAGTGGGCGCGGCTTTTCTCCTGGATTGGCACTGAAATAGAACTCTATTTGATCAAGACCAGATTCGGAAAGGAAATAGGATTTGGAGCCTTCTTCCACTTCGCCTTCAGGATTTTCTTCCCAACGGAGAACCACTTGGAGTTTTCCTCCCTCGAGTCCTAAATCGGCCATTTCCTTTTGGACATCTTCCTCAAATTGCGAAATGACGTTGCGACGTAACTTTGACAATTGGAATCCCAGTTCCTTCATCTCTGTAAGGCATTGGTCTTTTTTGATCCGTAAAAAATCTTCATCTCCAGCCTGTTCTTTCCATCGTTCGAGTTCCGATTTTTTTTCTTCCAATAATAGGTTGATTTCTGTTAAACTTACGTTATATTTTTTCTTTAATTTTTTGATGTCTTGAAGCCTGGACTGAACCATATCCAATCGTTCAGGACTAAAAAATAATTCTTCCTCTTCCTCGCGAATCACAGATTTGAGAGATTTTAGCCTGTCATAAACCTCTTCCCATTCATCTAACATTTCCTTTTTTTCAGGGATTAAAATAGAAATCTTTTGGATGGCATGAATGAGAGTCGGAAACACTTTCAAGATGGAATTTTCTTTTTCAGTCAATTCTTCTAACACCAAACGGTAGTTTTCTGCTAATTTTTCTCCGTTTGCCAAAAGAGATTCTTCGGTAGATAAACTTTCATCTTCTCCTTCTTTCGGAGAAATGGATTCTATTTCTTCAATTTCATACTCAAGGATTTCTTTTCGTTTGAGCATTGTCCTTCTAGTTTCTTCAAAATCGCTGAGTTTTTGTTTCCAATGCCGATACTGTTGTAATGCGGATTTGAATTTTGACTTTAAAGATTCCAAATTACCGAAACGATCTAAAAATTCCAATTGGTTGGATTTTTCGAGTAGAAAGAGTTGTTCGTTTTGGGAATGGATCTCCGCCATGGTTTTGCCCAGTTCCCGCAAATGGGTTGTGGATGCTAAACTCTCTCCAATTTTCACCCTTGCCTTTCCATCCTTCATGAGTTCCTTAGTGATGATGATTTCATCTCCCGTATAACGAAAACCCTGCTCCATCAAATAGTCTTTTGCCAAGTTTTGCCCCGTTAACGAGAGGACAGCCTGCAAAGAATACCTTTCCTTTCCTTGCCGGATATTAGCCGTGGAACAACGCCCACCAAACAAAGAAGCCAAGGCATCGAAAATTAAGGATTTTCCGGCACCTGACTCGCCAGTAAAGACAGAGAGACCATCCGCAAGGGAAAGTTCCAGGGATTCAAAGAGTGCAAAATCTTTAATTTTCAAATGTGTAATCATATAGACTCCTGTTTGCTAAACATACAATTACTACTATACAAACAAGTAGTCAATGAAATTTTTTATTTTTGAGTAAAAAACGAAATTTCTCTATCTTTCCCTTTTGAAACCCTGGTGGAAGAGGCCCGTATGAAAGATTTAGAAGGAAAAATTCACCTTGTTTCCAGCCTTCCCCTATTTCGAAGTTTGTCTCGGAAGGAAAAGGTTTGGGTGGCAGAGTCTGTTCATATTGTGGAATCAGAAAGGGAAGAAACTCTATTCACGGCCGGAGACTCAGACAGAAGTTTATATTTAATTCTTTCCGGCGGGATAAAATTGTTTCTCCCTAAAAAGGGAGAAGGAAAAAGAGAAGAAGAAGTCCAATACCTCAAAAAAGGGGAATATTTTGGTATCCAATCCCTACTCACTGGCGAAAAACACAGTCATACAGCTGTTACTGTTTCTGAATCCAGATTTCTTGTCCTCTCCCAATCCGGATTCCAAAAATTAATCCAAAAAATTCCTTACTTATCTCTTACATTTTCAAAAATGCTCACAAAGTCACTCCGAGGAGAACTTTTAGGTGGAAGGGAATACTTTCGTAACTCTGTGGTTTGTTTGGTGCATTCCGATCCCATTGCGAAGGAAACATTGGCAAAAGAATTAGTAACTTCCATAGAAGAAGAATCCGGAAAAAAATCTGTGATTTTACACTTTGGACAAAATGGGCAAACCGAAAATCCTTATGTAAAATCTTATAAATTTAAAGACTCCGAAAGAGTCAAAGAAACTCTAGGAAAACATTATGCTAGTCATTCATTTATTTTTTTAGAAGTATTTCCTGAAACAGAAGAAGAGCTAAAACAACTGTTAATTGATGAAGCTGACCATATAGAAAACTATATTTCTCCAGATAAAAAAATAAATCTTTGTGATTCCATCACAAGTGAATCCAAAGAAAACGAAATCTTATATCATGAAACTCAAATCCAAGATCTGATTAGTCATGGAAAATGGGAAATCCATATTAGAAGAAAAGCGAGGGAACTTTCAGGAGTTCAAATTGGTGTAGCCCTTGGTGGTGGTGCCGCCCTTGGCCTTGCCCAAGTGGGAATCATGAAGGTCATGGAAGAGGAAGGACTGGTTCCCGATATGATTGCAGGAACTAGTATCGGAGCCGTCATTGGCGCCTTTTGGGCGAGTGGCCTCGGTTACAAAGGAATCTTACCTCTTCTTGCTGAAATTGATAGTATCTTCAAAATGTTCAAACTGGTGGATTTATCCTTTCCCGGGCAAGGACTCCTCCATGGAAAACATGTGCGAGCCCTTCTGGAAAAGTATTTGGGTGATTTGTATTTTGAAGACCTACCCATCAAACTCAGACTCATCAGTTGTGATATCTCAACAAGACAAGAAATTGTTCTATCGGAAGGAAAGGTTTTGGATGCAGTGATGTCGAGTATATCAATCCCGGGAGTCTTTGTTCCTCAACCCCAAGAGAATGGAAAAACTTATGTAGACGGAGGGATCGTCAACCCACTTCCCGTTTCTGCTCTCAGCCATGAAGGAGTTGAGAAAATCATTGCCATCAACTCGATGCCTAGTTCGAAAGATGAGATGAAAACAAACAAACTATTGAATTTGAATGTTTTGGATATCATCGTAAATAGTTTGTATTCTTTGCAATACCGGATTGGAAAGTACAGTGCCCAAGAAGCTGATGTGTATTTAAACCCCATCCTTCCCAATTCCAATTGGTTTGAATTTTGGCGGAGTTCCGAATTCATACAACTCGGAGAAACCGTTACCAAAAGTTCCCTCGAGGAAATTAAACAGTTGTTTAGCGAAAAAAACTAATCCCGATCGGGAGAAAGGATCACTATGTTAAATGGGTTTCTTTCGTTTTTTTCCGATTCCGGTAGTGACTCAGAAAACCGAAGGGCACCTGTGATTACCGTTCCCGTTGTAAGCCCCGCAAAAATTCCTTCTTTTTCATAAAGGTCAGCTTGCAGATGTAAGGCTTCGTCTAGATTTACGTGAAAGTAATGATCAATGAGTTTGGGATCATAAACTGCAGGAAGTTGGATTCTTTCCCTTTCTTTGGGATTGTCTGTTTTTCCATATTCCATAAATGGAGAGTTTGGTTTTCCAGCAATGATGACTTTTACACGTCGGTCTTGGGATTTTAAATACCTACCAATTCCTGTGATGGCCCCACCAGATCCAGGTGCAGAAATCACTGCCCCCACTTTGCCTTGTAAATCTCTCCAAATTTCAGGCCCTGTGGTTTTGAAATGAAAATTTGGATTTGCGGGATTGGAGGCTTCGTCAGGAATCCATCCATTTAGTTTTTTAGCTTTTTCTTCGGCAAGTTCATACAAACGACTGAGGTCACCTTCGTTTGTGACAGTCACCTCTGCCCCATAACTGCGAAGCATTTGGATTCGTTCTGAACTTGTATGCAGTGGGACTAAACAATAAACAGGATAACCTTTTACCTTTCCAATCCAAGTGAAACTCACAGAAGAAGAACCCGCACCAACAAGTACGACACTCATTCCCTTTTTTAGTTTCCCTCGTCTTTCTGCATCGATATACATAGCAATGGCAGTACGGTCTTTAGCAGAACCTGTTGGATTTAAAAATTCTGCTTTGAGATAAAACTGAACTCCCGTATATTCCGAACCTATTCGATTCAATCGAATCAGTGGAGTATTTCCAATGAGTTGGAGGATATTGTCCTGAATGGGTCTGGCAACGGAAAGTTCCTT encodes:
- a CDS encoding BamA/OMP85 family outer membrane protein produces the protein MNIRKKIKFFSLFVLSLLLLVSAEWVSLWSNKSVFIDKVITKVEFKGNINTASDDILELMDMRPGMQLSQGLLNADMRALFVSGFFYHIDIQGEADGDGVKILVVVKERPRVKDIDFIGADEVFPSDLRDKIPLKENEVITPKKVTLSKEVILKKYRDEGFFLAYVRFETEPVNPETNTVKVKFIIDEGEEIPVSKINIFGNSEVDTYDLQGIMDLKESGIIESGVFKESAFESDKQKIVGYLKSKGYVDAELSNEGTNWEIRWENPQKKDKRVVIVNFKIIEGEQYFYNGYSTSHDLTIAPNGMPQFLNKENNPIGTPKEEWSPVYPIKFLEDQYEFAPADVGEVFDETKFQKDRASINEAYSAKGYLFAQVIPRRKVIELSDGSLSRYENCEKRGSGDAISDCNEEYNRLNVARLRKIYEDEPKLRGKKFIHVDFTIRENNLAFIENIIIKGNKKTQDRVVRRELLFKPGDLFNSTLVNRSRERIFNLGYFKEVNFNMRPGSDETKMNLIIELVEQPTGTVSMGGGYGTITGFSIFTQLGENNLNGSGQQITGRVEFGPIRRYLQISWTEPWFMDKPWSLTLSAFYSSRTLYVGATSITENNNQGIKEVASYERSGVGVSAGLGHRFLINWTHFHRYSPSFFASTRPTSLVSDQVLAEVDRGWQFRSQLTNGIAYDSRDNVFNSTQGFNLIFSVDNVGQFLGGESHFDQFSPILEYYHTWFDYTFFGLIRKNALRRWRVVQQFRTSSVFTFERTPKYKNQDKERIPYIQVQDRLFLGGYESLRGWFFDDKYYPDEWKDGASSRVLFTSELRFPIEPSLLWFVIFFDAGSMYEQINRAVGERKEFFKNYDSLVQAQRTSEPVETYLYENYNSYGQKLPESPLVVNDPGNLVLSSKNLSMSNFRFSWGFGLRIQIPVLPLRLYFAQRIRYTGVEDRPFGLYPDNNSFQFVFGIGDMRF
- a CDS encoding PLP-dependent cysteine synthase family protein, which produces MIDPISKGIDDLGNSLLQALNNVQGIFGKELSVARPIQDNILQLIGNTPLIRLNRIGSEYTGVQFYLKAEFLNPTGSAKDRTAIAMYIDAERRGKLKKGMSVVLVGAGSSSVSFTWIGKVKGYPVYCLVPLHTSSERIQMLRSYGAEVTVTNEGDLSRLYELAEEKAKKLNGWIPDEASNPANPNFHFKTTGPEIWRDLQGKVGAVISAPGSGGAITGIGRYLKSQDRRVKVIIAGKPNSPFMEYGKTDNPKERERIQLPAVYDPKLIDHYFHVNLDEALHLQADLYEKEGIFAGLTTGTVITGALRFSESLPESEKNERNPFNIVILSPDRD
- the recN gene encoding DNA repair protein RecN codes for the protein MITHLKIKDFALFESLELSLADGLSVFTGESGAGKSLIFDALASLFGGRCSTANIRQGKERYSLQAVLSLTGQNLAKDYLMEQGFRYTGDEIIITKELMKDGKARVKIGESLASTTHLRELGKTMAEIHSQNEQLFLLEKSNQLEFLDRFGNLESLKSKFKSALQQYRHWKQKLSDFEETRRTMLKRKEILEYEIEEIESISPKEGEDESLSTEESLLANGEKLAENYRLVLEELTEKENSILKVFPTLIHAIQKISILIPEKKEMLDEWEEVYDRLKSLKSVIREEEEELFFSPERLDMVQSRLQDIKKLKKKYNVSLTEINLLLEEKKSELERWKEQAGDEDFLRIKKDQCLTEMKELGFQLSKLRRNVISQFEEDVQKEMADLGLEGGKLQVVLRWEENPEGEVEEGSKSYFLSESGLDQIEFYFSANPGEKPRPLRKVASGGELSRVMLALRSVLGKQAPSPQMLILDEVDTGLGGEAAEAMAAKLKKLARNSQILLITHTQQVAASGDHQIKIEKRQEGGRTVSQASVLDFEERKRELARMIGGKQVTSAVLKAATDLLMKKAG
- a CDS encoding ExbD/TolR family protein; this translates as MKFRKTQKSFNNIELAPLIDVISFIVIYFLMNATLEKNTALKVELPRSSSVAKEKQKDELVITVDKQGKIYLDQSPDPVALEGLTEKINGFLGPEKERDPKKNKVIIRGDGGASYQVVVKVIDAVNAAGVSRFNLAMVKGTSK
- a CDS encoding ATP-dependent helicase, which translates into the protein MELVGLNSEQKKAVESVDGPLLILAGAGSGKTRVITYRIANLILNHKVYPNQILAVTFTNKAAEEMRTRCRSLIPEGAGEPLVRTFHSLCLYLLRREGKVLGLGNNFTVYDSDMQESLIKEILKSKDMDTKEFRPSSLANTFSAAKDSFMTAEEYARKKADDSYTKTIASVFIEYEKRKDLRNALDFGDLILKTVILFRDFPVILEKYQRLWKYIMVDEYQDTNKIQYHLVQSLSSFHKNLCVVGDDDQSIYSWRGADISNILNFKKDYPDAVVVKLEENYRSTKTIIETAAALISNNKQRTNKTLRTENSIGDKIKLTSYQNEMEEAEGIVQKIQMAARRGQKYSNFAVFYRTNSQSRYFEEALRKKAIPYKIFGGFRFFDRKEVKDLIAYLSVVVNPVDSTSLLRIINSPPRGIGDTTVNRLLKYSVSEGLSLFECLGKTVPDIKKGTAQKLASLHRMFDSAMEDLGKKTPSEIAYEVLEHSGYREFLENEGTEDSFSRLSNLNEFVNALKEFEENNPEATLEEYLGNISLITSEDNTKDLPDYVILMTVHNAKGLEFQHVFMAGMEEGTFPHFLSIDSADGLEEERRLAYVAITRARKNLEISFSRFTRKFGDVDARLPSQFLEELPKEFVDGEFTESRYGVRRPEFTPRAERFQKSEEKFETVLAKTGSGDYQVGTKVRHKVYGEGRILSVSGSGDNRKVEVRFGSHLDKKFLLAYTPLEIIS
- a CDS encoding MotA/TolQ/ExbB proton channel family protein, with amino-acid sequence MSFPFAKSDSIISSVPPQTIPILIIFVSIVGFTIIVERLVYYFRLKAIPQDHFRRIRELAREQKWDEAKDILTAEVQSPAAVLLRMAFDLKRRGVQFWEEDIRQEGFRQIYLMERYLTGLGTIATIGPLLGVLGTVIGIVRSFAEGAGTQGAEVGISEALITTAMGLAIAIPAYIFYNLFSRMKEERITEMENVTDLVLPHLNKR
- a CDS encoding patatin-like phospholipase family protein, with protein sequence MKDLEGKIHLVSSLPLFRSLSRKEKVWVAESVHIVESEREETLFTAGDSDRSLYLILSGGIKLFLPKKGEGKREEEVQYLKKGEYFGIQSLLTGEKHSHTAVTVSESRFLVLSQSGFQKLIQKIPYLSLTFSKMLTKSLRGELLGGREYFRNSVVCLVHSDPIAKETLAKELVTSIEEESGKKSVILHFGQNGQTENPYVKSYKFKDSERVKETLGKHYASHSFIFLEVFPETEEELKQLLIDEADHIENYISPDKKINLCDSITSESKENEILYHETQIQDLISHGKWEIHIRRKARELSGVQIGVALGGGAALGLAQVGIMKVMEEEGLVPDMIAGTSIGAVIGAFWASGLGYKGILPLLAEIDSIFKMFKLVDLSFPGQGLLHGKHVRALLEKYLGDLYFEDLPIKLRLISCDISTRQEIVLSEGKVLDAVMSSISIPGVFVPQPQENGKTYVDGGIVNPLPVSALSHEGVEKIIAINSMPSSKDEMKTNKLLNLNVLDIIVNSLYSLQYRIGKYSAQEADVYLNPILPNSNWFEFWRSSEFIQLGETVTKSSLEEIKQLFSEKN